In Xiphophorus hellerii strain 12219 chromosome 4, Xiphophorus_hellerii-4.1, whole genome shotgun sequence, a single genomic region encodes these proteins:
- the ss18l2 gene encoding SS18-like protein 2, with translation MSIVFVPKKLRGKAKINQETIQRLLDENDQLIRCITEYMQKGRAVECVQYQQILHRNIVYLATIADASPDDTPPITSCSPSKASTPALNGHEETR, from the exons ATGTCGATTGTTTTTGTCCCTAAGAAGCTCCGAGGGAAGGCAAAAATCAACCAAGAAACAATACAGAGG cTACTGGATGAAAACGACCAGCTGATAAGATGCATTACCGAGTACATGCAGAAAGGACGTGCTGTGGAATGTGTGCA GTACCAACAGATCCTGCACCGCAACATTGTCTATCTGGCGACCATAGCTGACGCCAGTCCTGATGACACTCCACCCATCACAAGT TGTTCACCCAGCAAGGCGTCAACACCTGCTCTTAATGGACACGAAGAGACTCGGTGA